In one window of Pseudodesulfovibrio sediminis DNA:
- a CDS encoding HD-GYP domain-containing protein produces MTPLKGQDELLRIIRKISLGDYTEDLMELTGPEIEPEIQELAEAMGIMMIKIEAREARLEQLLRKIKQDSINTIGAIVHALGARDAYSEGHGERVSIYARRMAQRLGLPSAEVEYIRIAGSLHDIGKIGFSDQMFNHGDTPLTKSMLEEIHSHPQWGCDILKALDFLGPALDYVYAHHERIDGKGYPRGLHGPDIPLGARILAVADCFDAMTTDRPYKKGVTGEEAFESLRRLAGNYADADLVEVLITDIREKGMA; encoded by the coding sequence ATGACTCCGCTCAAAGGCCAGGATGAACTGCTCAGGATTATCCGCAAGATATCCTTGGGCGACTACACCGAAGACCTGATGGAACTGACCGGCCCGGAGATCGAGCCGGAGATTCAGGAGCTGGCCGAGGCCATGGGCATAATGATGATTAAGATCGAGGCGAGAGAGGCCCGACTTGAGCAACTGCTGCGCAAGATCAAACAGGACTCGATCAATACCATAGGTGCAATCGTGCACGCCCTCGGCGCACGCGACGCCTACTCTGAAGGGCACGGCGAACGGGTCAGCATCTATGCCCGCCGCATGGCCCAGCGGCTCGGGCTGCCGTCCGCCGAAGTGGAATACATCCGCATCGCCGGAAGCCTGCACGATATCGGCAAGATCGGCTTCAGCGACCAAATGTTCAACCATGGCGACACCCCGCTCACCAAGTCCATGCTGGAGGAAATCCACAGCCACCCGCAGTGGGGATGCGACATCCTCAAGGCGCTCGATTTCCTCGGCCCGGCCCTGGACTATGTATACGCGCACCACGAACGCATTGACGGGAAAGGGTATCCTCGCGGCCTGCACGGCCCCGACATTCCGCTGGGGGCGCGCATCCTCGCCGTGGCCGATTGCTTTGACGCCATGACCACGGACCGCCCGTACAAAAAAGGCGTGACAGGCGAAGAAGCCTTTGAAAGCCTCCGCCGACTGGCAGGCAATTACGCTGACGCAGACTTGGTGGAAGTCCTCATCACCGACATCAGGGAAAAGGGCATGGCCTAG
- a CDS encoding zinc dependent phospholipase C family protein: MKLFIAICVFVIAAIMPDQAFAWGPGVHLALGNSVLSNIGALPPLVAGLLGRHPNAFLYGCLSADIFIGKGTDFRPGHSHNWVTGFKLLKSAQDARVLAYGYGYLAHLAADVVAHNYFVPNAMVARNAGSKLSHIYVEMQADRCFRAEHETALAVLRAPNRAPDDTLLSTMEKKRWPFLIKKQIIKGSLVFTGRKSWGRSLRLADRLLPGPLANRQFDEMYTLSENIVFDFLADPKQSPAVSYDPIGSRNLRVVRDLRAGAKTTVEFPFVLPKKLTCLDRPAFTRSPESTASVVG; the protein is encoded by the coding sequence ATGAAGCTCTTTATAGCCATATGCGTATTTGTCATCGCAGCCATCATGCCGGATCAGGCCTTTGCCTGGGGTCCGGGTGTGCACCTTGCTCTGGGCAACTCCGTGCTGTCGAACATCGGTGCGCTGCCCCCGCTCGTTGCCGGTCTGCTGGGACGTCATCCCAACGCTTTCCTCTATGGCTGTCTGTCCGCTGATATATTCATCGGCAAGGGAACGGATTTCCGTCCGGGCCACAGCCATAACTGGGTGACCGGATTCAAGCTGCTCAAATCCGCACAGGACGCCCGTGTCCTCGCATACGGCTACGGATATCTGGCCCACCTCGCCGCCGACGTGGTGGCGCACAACTATTTCGTGCCCAATGCCATGGTTGCCAGAAACGCCGGCTCCAAATTATCGCATATCTATGTGGAAATGCAGGCAGATCGCTGCTTCCGTGCCGAACACGAGACAGCGCTGGCCGTGCTGCGTGCGCCCAACCGCGCCCCGGACGACACCCTGCTGTCCACCATGGAAAAAAAACGCTGGCCGTTCCTGATCAAGAAACAGATCATCAAGGGCAGCCTGGTCTTCACCGGTCGCAAGTCGTGGGGACGCTCCCTGCGTCTGGCCGACAGGTTGCTGCCCGGGCCGCTCGCCAACCGACAGTTTGACGAGATGTATACCCTGTCCGAAAATATCGTATTCGACTTTCTGGCCGACCCCAAACAATCCCCGGCCGTCTCGTATGACCCCATCGGCAGCCGGAACCTGCGCGTGGTCCGGGACCTGCGGGCGGGCGCGAAAACCACGGTGGAGTTCCCCTTTGTGCTCCCGAAAAAACTGACCTGCCTGGACCGTCCTGCGTTCACTCGCAGCCCGGAGAGCACGGCCTCCGTGGTCGGCTGA
- a CDS encoding hydantoinase/oxoprolinase family protein — protein MLLGIDVGGTHTDAVAIDTEDGVEVAASCKVITRHDDLLTSITEALAIILGTVDKDAVTQLNLSTTLSTNAIVQGKTEDVGVIVSAGPGIDPHNFMPCKDFHVIDGSIDHRGNEVRALSTRQLAKAIDSCRENGVRVFASVGKFSTRNPRHENFIRRTIASKQDANGDPLADFVTLGHQLGGALNFPRRMATAYFNCSVWRLYNDFATAVENALADMGLSHVKVNMLKADGGTMPLAQSRTLPVQSIFSGPAASVMGIIALTDIFHDSVILDIGGTTTDIAIFADGAPLIEQDGITIGSHPTLVSALKVHSIGIGGDSSISVVGDEVRVGPHRLGPSVCRGGERVTLTDALNCIGDCTVNDVAASKAAMDAFAAEHSMSGEKLAEKAVAYASDAIHEATRGLIDEINSKPVYTIHELMEGKKVIPKKVYLMGGPAQAMKMNLFKRFQISTEVPENFDVANAIGAALTRTTWELELFADTQRHVLFIPTLSYRENVHSSYDQADAEKDAVNQLIMQLDSMGVFLRTEDAQITHAESFNMVKDMEQVGKNIRVKCQVRPGVVNTLVGR, from the coding sequence ATGCTTTTAGGAATAGACGTAGGCGGCACGCACACGGACGCGGTCGCCATTGATACAGAGGATGGTGTCGAGGTTGCCGCTTCCTGCAAGGTCATCACCCGCCATGATGATCTGCTTACCTCGATCACCGAGGCGCTTGCAATCATACTCGGCACTGTGGACAAGGACGCTGTGACCCAGCTGAATCTGTCCACGACCCTGTCCACCAACGCCATTGTTCAGGGCAAGACGGAAGACGTCGGCGTCATTGTTTCGGCAGGACCGGGGATCGACCCGCACAACTTCATGCCGTGCAAGGATTTTCATGTCATTGACGGGTCCATTGACCATCGCGGCAACGAGGTGCGAGCGCTGTCTACCCGGCAGCTTGCCAAGGCCATTGATTCCTGTAGGGAAAACGGCGTGCGCGTGTTTGCCTCGGTGGGCAAGTTCTCCACCCGCAACCCGCGTCATGAAAATTTCATCCGGCGTACCATTGCCAGCAAACAGGATGCGAACGGTGACCCCTTGGCTGATTTCGTGACCCTGGGGCATCAGCTCGGCGGGGCGCTCAACTTTCCCAGGCGCATGGCCACCGCCTATTTCAACTGCTCGGTCTGGCGACTTTACAATGATTTCGCCACTGCCGTGGAGAACGCGCTGGCCGATATGGGGCTGTCCCATGTCAAGGTGAACATGCTCAAGGCCGATGGCGGGACCATGCCTCTGGCCCAGTCGCGCACGCTTCCGGTACAATCCATTTTCTCCGGTCCGGCCGCTTCGGTCATGGGCATTATCGCGCTGACCGACATCTTCCATGACTCGGTCATTCTCGATATCGGCGGCACCACAACGGATATCGCCATCTTTGCGGATGGAGCGCCGCTCATCGAGCAGGACGGCATCACCATCGGTTCCCATCCAACGCTGGTCTCGGCCCTGAAAGTCCATTCCATCGGCATTGGCGGCGACTCCTCCATTTCCGTGGTGGGCGACGAGGTTCGTGTGGGACCGCACCGGCTCGGCCCGTCCGTGTGTCGGGGTGGGGAGCGGGTGACGCTCACCGATGCCCTGAACTGCATAGGAGATTGTACCGTCAATGATGTGGCCGCGTCGAAAGCCGCCATGGACGCCTTTGCCGCAGAGCATTCCATGTCCGGCGAAAAACTGGCTGAAAAGGCCGTTGCCTATGCCTCGGATGCCATCCATGAGGCCACGCGCGGGCTTATTGACGAGATCAACTCCAAGCCGGTGTACACCATCCATGAACTCATGGAAGGCAAGAAGGTCATCCCCAAAAAGGTCTATCTCATGGGCGGCCCGGCTCAGGCCATGAAGATGAATCTCTTCAAGCGGTTCCAGATATCAACCGAGGTTCCCGAAAACTTCGACGTGGCCAACGCCATCGGTGCGGCCCTGACCCGAACCACATGGGAGCTGGAGCTGTTCGCCGACACGCAGCGGCATGTGCTCTTCATCCCCACGTTGTCCTACCGGGAGAACGTCCATTCCAGCTATGATCAGGCGGACGCGGAAAAGGATGCGGTCAACCAGCTGATCATGCAGCTCGACTCCATGGGGGTTTTCCTCCGGACCGAGGACGCCCAGATTACCCATGCCGAGAGTTTCAACATGGTCAAGGACATGGAGCAGGTGGGCAAGAACATTCGCGTCAAATGCCAGGTTCGCCCCGGCGTTGTGAACACACTGGTGGGGAGATAG
- a CDS encoding PAS domain S-box protein, with translation MFKRLVYLIPLLAALFVAGVTALGYYADGEKYRQQEHAEVMHILADYKSALDGALNARLHLANSLNHSLSASPTMSQEEFEALSQGLLAEVGGIRSMHFARGTSISLVYPASELSKVGAPLSSLAEGGVRALALLAMEKGQSQMIVTHEKGHDAILTVLVPVFAAETDTVIGVVSVVADATTFFRESELDRRDGPLLLGLRSPESQGTGSIMLAGAPVVFDMNPEIREIALPSGIWQLAGVPKQGWGRSPYGTYILAGGGVCIFLIPVSLWAVLIMIMGRFKDREKYRQLVQNAKSIILHMDLAGTITFCNEYAEEFYGYDPGELIGKPLVGSLIPEKDLEGNSMKRYWNRLLKTPSAHPFNETVNMRKNGEIVWVAWANDATVASDGTTIGLLCVGTDITDRKLMEEALRQREKQYRLLAENVSDVIWGLDADTRFTYVSPSDETVRGFKRYDVLGRHVEEFLSPASKARFMESVAALDGQMVREGTIPSITEDMEFICADGSTVWLEVHIGLLLNDDGEKIGMQGVGRDITDRKLAEALREDVERMAKHDLKTPLGAVIGLPAEIRSRGGLSPAQKTMLETVENAGKTMLQLINRSLDLYKMECGTYVLNRVTVDVLAIFERIKAEVQPQIRDKGISIGLEMLSHQSDRHFPVNGDEELLCSMLSNLLLNALEASPDSGAIVITLDKREKISLSIRNQGEVPAAIRDTFFEKYSTANTASGSGLGTYSARLIARTHGGDITVDTDLPGQTTIKVTLPLATPLS, from the coding sequence ATGTTCAAACGCCTTGTCTACCTCATACCGCTCCTGGCCGCCCTCTTCGTGGCCGGTGTGACCGCGCTCGGCTATTATGCGGACGGTGAAAAATATCGGCAGCAGGAGCACGCCGAGGTCATGCATATTCTGGCCGATTACAAGTCCGCCCTTGATGGCGCACTCAATGCCAGACTCCATCTGGCAAACTCCCTGAACCACTCCCTGTCAGCCAGCCCCACCATGTCCCAAGAGGAATTTGAAGCCCTCTCACAAGGTCTGCTTGCCGAAGTCGGGGGCATCCGTTCAATGCACTTTGCCCGCGGCACCTCGATCTCACTGGTCTACCCTGCCAGTGAACTGAGCAAAGTGGGAGCCCCCCTGTCCAGTCTTGCAGAGGGTGGCGTTCGCGCGCTGGCTCTCCTGGCCATGGAGAAAGGCCAGTCCCAAATGATTGTTACCCATGAAAAAGGTCATGACGCCATTCTCACGGTGCTTGTGCCGGTCTTTGCAGCAGAGACAGACACCGTGATCGGCGTGGTCTCAGTGGTGGCCGATGCCACAACCTTTTTCCGGGAAAGCGAATTGGACAGGCGGGACGGCCCCCTGCTCCTGGGATTGCGCTCGCCAGAGTCGCAGGGGACGGGCAGCATCATGCTGGCAGGTGCCCCGGTGGTTTTCGACATGAACCCGGAAATCCGCGAGATAGCGCTCCCGTCCGGTATCTGGCAACTGGCCGGTGTCCCCAAACAGGGATGGGGCAGATCGCCCTACGGCACCTATATTCTGGCTGGAGGCGGTGTCTGTATTTTCCTGATCCCGGTGTCACTGTGGGCCGTACTGATCATGATCATGGGACGGTTCAAGGACCGTGAAAAATATCGCCAACTCGTCCAGAACGCCAAATCAATTATTTTGCACATGGACCTTGCCGGCACCATCACCTTCTGCAACGAGTACGCCGAGGAATTTTACGGCTACGACCCCGGAGAACTGATAGGCAAACCCCTTGTCGGGTCACTGATCCCGGAGAAAGACCTGGAAGGCAACTCCATGAAGCGGTACTGGAACCGACTCCTCAAAACGCCTTCCGCACACCCGTTCAACGAAACCGTCAATATGCGGAAGAACGGCGAAATCGTCTGGGTCGCCTGGGCCAACGACGCCACTGTGGCCTCTGACGGCACCACCATCGGCCTGCTGTGCGTGGGCACTGACATCACGGACCGCAAGCTCATGGAAGAAGCCCTTCGGCAACGTGAAAAACAGTACAGACTGTTGGCCGAGAACGTCAGCGACGTGATCTGGGGACTCGATGCGGATACTCGTTTCACCTATGTCAGCCCGTCGGATGAAACCGTGCGCGGCTTCAAGCGCTACGACGTGCTGGGGCGGCATGTGGAAGAATTTCTGTCTCCGGCTTCCAAGGCCCGGTTTATGGAAAGCGTGGCTGCGCTGGACGGACAGATGGTACGCGAGGGCACCATACCATCCATTACGGAAGACATGGAATTCATCTGCGCGGATGGCTCCACGGTCTGGCTGGAGGTGCACATCGGCCTGCTCCTCAACGATGACGGCGAAAAAATCGGCATGCAAGGCGTCGGACGAGACATCACGGACAGGAAGCTGGCTGAAGCGTTGCGCGAAGACGTCGAACGCATGGCCAAACATGACCTGAAGACTCCGCTGGGCGCCGTCATCGGCCTGCCTGCTGAAATACGGAGCCGGGGCGGACTGAGCCCTGCCCAGAAGACAATGCTTGAAACCGTGGAGAATGCGGGCAAGACCATGCTGCAACTCATCAACCGCTCTCTTGATCTCTACAAGATGGAGTGCGGCACCTACGTGCTCAATCGCGTAACCGTGGATGTGCTGGCCATATTCGAACGAATCAAGGCCGAAGTACAGCCCCAGATACGAGACAAGGGCATCAGCATTGGTCTTGAGATGCTCTCGCACCAGTCGGACAGGCATTTCCCCGTCAATGGCGACGAGGAGCTGTTGTGCTCCATGCTCTCCAATCTGCTGCTCAACGCCCTGGAAGCCTCACCAGATTCAGGGGCCATCGTCATCACGCTGGACAAGAGGGAGAAGATCAGTCTCTCCATCCGCAACCAGGGCGAAGTGCCCGCGGCCATACGCGACACGTTCTTTGAAAAATATTCAACCGCCAACACTGCCAGCGGCTCCGGGCTGGGAACCTACTCCGCACGACTGATAGCGCGCACCCATGGCGGTGATATTACGGTGGATACGGATTTACCGGGACAAACGACCATCAAGGTCACGCTCCCCCTTGCTACGCCGCTCTCCTGA
- a CDS encoding SDR family oxidoreductase: protein MSKIFVAGAAGNIGSALMNVLAEKDVDVVAGVHSQDKGDALAATGIDARVFDFADVDSMVQAMNGCDRLFLVIPLQERLTRFGRLAVDAAKQADIEYIVRSSGYAASSDAHWRLGRENGMVDQFIEDSKIPFTILRPNTFMQNFIGPYAGMIKSGVIALPEEDASVSYTDVRDIADCAARLLLNSEGHENNFYALTGPEGLSLSQVAGQIAAASGLDVTYTPISEEAFIENLQGAGLPQWNIDMLVSLSRVVKLGMAGNVTKAVEYLTGSPARTFADFVADNAEAWK, encoded by the coding sequence ATGAGTAAGATATTTGTTGCAGGAGCCGCCGGAAACATCGGTTCGGCCCTGATGAACGTGTTGGCGGAAAAAGATGTCGATGTGGTCGCGGGTGTCCATTCCCAGGACAAGGGCGACGCCCTCGCGGCCACCGGTATTGACGCGCGCGTTTTCGATTTCGCTGACGTCGACTCCATGGTCCAGGCCATGAACGGATGCGACCGCCTGTTCCTGGTGATTCCCCTGCAGGAGCGGCTGACCCGTTTTGGTCGTCTGGCCGTGGACGCCGCCAAGCAGGCAGACATCGAATATATCGTCCGCTCTTCCGGCTATGCCGCTTCATCTGACGCCCATTGGCGACTCGGCCGCGAAAACGGCATGGTGGACCAGTTCATCGAAGACTCCAAGATTCCCTTCACCATCCTGCGCCCCAACACCTTCATGCAGAACTTCATCGGCCCCTACGCAGGGATGATCAAATCCGGCGTCATCGCGCTGCCCGAGGAGGACGCCTCGGTCAGCTACACCGACGTACGCGACATCGCAGACTGTGCGGCCAGGCTGTTGCTGAACAGCGAGGGACACGAAAACAATTTTTACGCACTGACAGGTCCCGAGGGGCTTTCTCTCTCCCAGGTGGCCGGGCAGATAGCGGCGGCAAGCGGTCTTGACGTCACGTACACTCCCATCTCCGAGGAAGCCTTCATCGAGAACCTTCAGGGCGCTGGCCTGCCCCAGTGGAACATCGACATGCTTGTCAGCCTGAGCCGCGTGGTCAAGCTCGGCATGGCGGGCAACGTGACCAAGGCCGTTGAATACCTCACAGGCTCTCCTGCCCGCACCTTTGCCGACTTCGTTGCCGACAACGCCGAAGCCTGGAAATAG